A genomic region of Alistipes megaguti contains the following coding sequences:
- the rplF gene encoding 50S ribosomal protein L6, translating into MSRIGKLPVNLPAGVTVEVAPDNTVSVKGPLGTLSQKVDSDIKVEVSTHTDPHTGKEIPAVFVSRPTNQPRHRSLHGLYRALIHNMVVGVSKGYEIKQEFVGVGYKAEVKGQVLEMSLGYSHDTYFLLPKEITATAVTEKKGNPIVTLKSIDKQLIGQVAAKLRSLRKPEPYKGKGIKFVGEQLRRKAGKSAGAK; encoded by the coding sequence ATGTCAAGAATTGGTAAATTACCTGTAAACTTGCCTGCCGGAGTAACCGTCGAGGTCGCTCCCGACAATACGGTAAGCGTGAAAGGGCCGCTTGGAACGCTGAGTCAGAAGGTTGACTCGGATATCAAGGTAGAGGTCAGCACGCACACGGATCCCCACACCGGCAAGGAAATCCCGGCCGTCTTCGTATCGCGCCCGACCAACCAGCCGCGTCACCGCTCGCTCCATGGCCTCTATCGCGCCCTGATCCACAATATGGTCGTCGGCGTATCGAAGGGCTATGAGATCAAGCAGGAGTTCGTCGGCGTGGGCTACAAGGCCGAAGTCAAGGGCCAGGTGCTCGAGATGAGCCTCGGTTATTCGCACGATACCTACTTCCTGCTCCCGAAGGAGATCACCGCTACGGCCGTTACCGAGAAGAAGGGTAACCCGATCGTAACGCTGAAGTCGATCGACAAGCAGCTCATCGGTCAGGTCGCTGCGAAGCTCCGCTCGCTGCGCAAGCCGGAACCCTACAAGGGCAAGGGTATCAAGTTCGTAGGCGAACAGCTGCGTCGTAAGGCCGGTAAGTCCGCTGGTGCAAAATAG
- the rplP gene encoding 50S ribosomal protein L16: MLQPKKTKFRRMQKGRMKGIAQRGNQLAYGSFAIKALESSWITGRQIEAARQAITRCMKREGQLWIRIFPDKPITKKPAEVRMGKGKGNPEGFVAPVTPGRILFEAEGVPLAVAQEALRLGAQKLPITTKFIVRRDYVETTI; the protein is encoded by the coding sequence ATGTTACAGCCGAAAAAGACCAAATTTAGAAGAATGCAGAAAGGCCGTATGAAAGGTATCGCTCAAAGAGGTAACCAACTTGCATACGGATCGTTCGCAATCAAGGCTCTGGAGTCCTCGTGGATCACCGGTCGTCAGATCGAGGCCGCGCGTCAGGCCATCACCCGTTGCATGAAGCGTGAGGGCCAGCTCTGGATCCGCATCTTCCCCGATAAACCCATCACGAAGAAGCCTGCCGAGGTACGTATGGGTAAAGGTAAAGGTAATCCGGAAGGATTCGTAGCCCCCGTAACGCCGGGCCGCATCCTGTTCGAGGCCGAGGGAGTGCCCCTGGCCGTAGCGCAGGAGGCTCTCCGTCTGGGCGCCCAGAAGCTGCCGATCACCACCAAGTTCATCGTACGGCGTGACTACGTCGAAACCACAATTTAA
- the rpsQ gene encoding 30S ribosomal protein S17 encodes MERNLRKERIGVVVSNKMAKTIVVAVARKVKHPIYGKFVNKTTKFVAESLDETCKEGDTVRIMETRPLSKTKRWRLVQIIERAK; translated from the coding sequence ATGGAAAGAAATCTTAGAAAAGAGCGTATCGGAGTGGTCGTCAGCAACAAAATGGCCAAAACCATCGTAGTGGCCGTTGCTCGTAAGGTCAAGCATCCTATCTACGGCAAGTTCGTGAACAAGACCACCAAGTTCGTCGCCGAGTCGCTCGACGAAACCTGCAAGGAGGGCGATACCGTACGGATCATGGAGACCCGTCCGCTCAGCAAAACGAAGCGTTGGAGATTAGTACAAATCATTGAAAGAGCTAAGTAG
- the rpsN gene encoding 30S ribosomal protein S14 yields MAKESMKAREVKRAKLAKRYQHKREEIAAKVKSGEMDHEEAWQALSKLPRNSNPIRQHNRCKITGRPKGYIRLFGISRIQFREMASKGLIPGVTKASW; encoded by the coding sequence ATGGCAAAAGAATCGATGAAAGCCCGCGAGGTAAAGCGTGCAAAACTCGCCAAGCGCTACCAGCACAAACGCGAGGAGATCGCTGCCAAGGTAAAGAGCGGTGAGATGGACCACGAGGAGGCATGGCAGGCCCTTTCGAAGCTGCCGCGCAACTCCAACCCCATCCGCCAGCACAACCGCTGTAAGATCACGGGCCGTCCCAAAGGATACATCCGTCTGTTCGGCATCAGCCGTATCCAGTTCCGCGAGATGGCATCCAAGGGTCTGATCCCGGGCGTTACGAAGGCCAGCTGGTAG
- the rplN gene encoding 50S ribosomal protein L14, with translation MIQQESRLVVADNSGAKEVLCIRVLGGTKRRYASIGDKIVVAVKSASPSGDVKKGAVSKAVVVRTTKEIRRANGSYIRFDDNAVVLLNNQGEMRGTRIFGPVARELRDQYMKIISLAPEVL, from the coding sequence ATGATACAACAGGAAAGTAGACTCGTAGTAGCCGACAACAGCGGTGCGAAGGAGGTTCTTTGCATCCGTGTGCTCGGCGGTACGAAGCGTCGCTATGCATCGATCGGCGACAAAATCGTGGTGGCCGTCAAGAGCGCTTCTCCTTCGGGTGACGTCAAGAAGGGTGCCGTATCCAAGGCCGTCGTCGTGCGTACGACCAAAGAGATCCGCCGTGCCAACGGTTCGTACATTCGTTTCGACGACAACGCCGTGGTGCTGCTCAACAACCAGGGTGAAATGCGCGGAACCCGTATCTTCGGCCCCGTAGCCCGCGAGCTGCGTGACCAGTACATGAAGATCATCTCCCTCGCCCCCGAAGTTTTGTAA
- the rpmC gene encoding 50S ribosomal protein L29: MKSAEIKDISIKDLQERIEAEKAQLAKLKVQHAVSPVENSSIIKKNRRDIARMLTILRQKNAK; encoded by the coding sequence ATGAAAAGTGCAGAAATCAAGGATATTTCGATCAAGGACCTGCAGGAGCGCATCGAGGCCGAGAAAGCTCAGCTTGCCAAGCTCAAGGTGCAGCATGCCGTGTCCCCCGTCGAGAATTCGTCGATCATCAAGAAAAACCGCAGAGATATAGCTCGCATGCTGACGATTCTGCGTCAAAAAAACGCCAAATAA
- the rplX gene encoding 50S ribosomal protein L24, which produces MKLHIKKGDQVQVIAGDSKGQQGKVLKVEVSKQRAIVEGVNLCKKATKPNAKNPQGGIVEKEAPIHVSNLMLIDPKSGKPTKVGRKLDSKGKLVRFAKKSGEEIK; this is translated from the coding sequence ATGAAATTGCATATTAAGAAAGGGGATCAGGTCCAGGTTATCGCCGGTGACTCGAAGGGCCAGCAGGGTAAAGTCCTGAAGGTCGAGGTCTCCAAGCAGCGCGCAATCGTCGAGGGTGTGAACCTCTGCAAGAAGGCCACCAAGCCCAATGCCAAGAACCCTCAGGGCGGTATCGTCGAGAAAGAGGCCCCGATTCACGTGTCGAACCTCATGCTGATCGACCCCAAGTCGGGCAAACCCACCAAGGTTGGTCGCAAACTCGACTCCAAAGGTAAATTAGTTCGTTTCGCTAAAAAGTCAGGGGAGGAGATCAAATAA
- the rplE gene encoding 50S ribosomal protein L5: MAYVPTLKTQYKEQIEPALMKEFGYTSVMQCPKLVKIVINQGMGQAVADKKLIDVAQAELTLIAGQKAVQTHSRKDISNFKLRKGMPIGVRVTLRDNKMYEFLERLIAVALPRIRDFKGINEKFDGQGNYTLGITEQIIFPEIDIDKITKIFGMEITFVTTAKTDEEAYALLREFGLPFKNAKKN; encoded by the coding sequence ATGGCTTACGTACCTACACTCAAGACCCAGTATAAGGAGCAGATCGAACCTGCCCTTATGAAGGAGTTCGGCTACACGAGCGTCATGCAGTGCCCGAAACTCGTCAAGATCGTCATCAACCAAGGAATGGGCCAGGCCGTTGCCGACAAGAAGCTCATCGACGTGGCTCAGGCCGAGCTGACGCTGATCGCCGGACAGAAGGCCGTTCAGACCCACTCGCGCAAGGATATCTCCAACTTCAAGCTGCGTAAGGGTATGCCCATCGGCGTACGCGTGACGCTGCGCGACAACAAGATGTACGAGTTCCTCGAGCGTCTGATCGCCGTGGCACTGCCGCGTATCCGCGACTTCAAGGGTATCAACGAGAAGTTCGACGGCCAGGGCAACTACACCCTCGGCATCACCGAGCAGATCATCTTCCCGGAGATCGACATCGACAAGATCACGAAGATCTTCGGCATGGAGATCACCTTCGTTACCACGGCCAAGACCGACGAAGAGGCTTATGCCCTGCTCCGTGAGTTCGGTCTTCCTTTCAAAAACGCTAAAAAGAACTAA
- the rpsH gene encoding 30S ribosomal protein S8 translates to MTDPIADFLTRIRNAVKANHKVVEAPGSKIKQEITKILYEQGYILAYKFDTDEKGHPSIKIALKWDAATKTNAIKDLKRVSRPGLRQYASVSDMPRVLNGLGIAILSTSKGIMTDAKARKENVGGEVLCYIY, encoded by the coding sequence ATGACTGATCCTATTGCGGACTTTCTGACCAGAATTAGAAACGCGGTGAAAGCCAACCACAAGGTGGTTGAAGCTCCCGGTTCAAAAATTAAACAGGAGATCACCAAGATCCTCTACGAGCAGGGCTACATCCTGGCCTACAAGTTCGACACCGATGAGAAGGGCCATCCTTCGATCAAGATCGCACTGAAGTGGGATGCCGCCACGAAGACCAACGCCATCAAGGACCTTAAGCGCGTCAGCCGTCCGGGTCTGCGCCAGTATGCGTCGGTTTCGGACATGCCCCGCGTACTGAACGGTCTGGGTATCGCGATCCTCTCGACTTCGAAAGGCATCATGACCGACGCCAAGGCACGTAAGGAGAACGTCGGCGGCGAGGTGCTGTGCTACATCTACTAA
- the rplR gene encoding 50S ribosomal protein L18, which produces MSLNKIERRARIKMRIRKIVSGTPEQPRMTVFRSNKQIYVQFIDDQAGVTLATASSLDKEIAEAAAGKTKCEIASLVGKLAAERAAAKGISAVAFDRNGYLYHGRVKQLAEAAREAGLKF; this is translated from the coding sequence ATGTCACTGAACAAGATAGAAAGAAGAGCGCGGATCAAGATGCGTATCCGCAAGATCGTCAGCGGAACGCCCGAACAGCCCCGTATGACGGTATTCCGCAGCAACAAGCAGATCTATGTGCAGTTTATCGACGACCAGGCCGGCGTAACGCTCGCCACGGCATCGTCGCTCGACAAGGAGATTGCCGAGGCCGCTGCCGGAAAAACCAAGTGTGAAATCGCGTCGCTGGTGGGCAAACTGGCCGCCGAGCGTGCCGCCGCCAAGGGAATCTCGGCCGTTGCTTTCGACCGTAACGGATACCTCTATCACGGAAGAGTAAAACAGTTGGCCGAAGCTGCTCGCGAAGCCGGTCTTAAATTCTAA